From a region of the Campylobacter anatolicus genome:
- the miaA gene encoding tRNA (adenosine(37)-N6)-dimethylallyltransferase MiaA → MFCEFAIIGTTASGKSALALRIAQEFGGVVLSLDSLALYKLIDIASAKPSRVELESVKHFGIDEIYPDENFSVGMFFEIYKRAYAYAKNLACPLIITGGSGFYLRSLLNGLTPDVPKCEINLSNAEIYDIVLSHDPEYAYKFSQNDSYRLEKWYQIYKFSGSTPSRWLKKNTQEPLIKNLKIFEILWDVNEIRERIKKRTDEMFESGLLDEAKFLFKRYDKSLNAMRSIGLKECGEFLRGEICKNGTDLNELKSLIATHTCQLAKRQRTFNRSQFSDKFIGSLSECENAVRAFISAL, encoded by the coding sequence ATGTTCTGTGAGTTTGCAATCATAGGCACAACAGCAAGCGGCAAGTCAGCCCTAGCTCTACGTATCGCCCAAGAATTTGGTGGCGTAGTGCTAAGCCTTGACTCACTCGCACTTTACAAGCTCATAGACATAGCAAGTGCCAAACCAAGCCGTGTGGAGCTAGAAAGCGTAAAGCATTTTGGTATAGATGAAATTTATCCAGATGAAAATTTTAGCGTTGGGATGTTTTTTGAAATTTATAAACGTGCCTACGCATACGCTAAAAATTTGGCATGTCCACTCATCATCACAGGCGGTAGTGGTTTTTACTTGCGTTCATTGCTTAATGGACTTACACCTGATGTGCCAAAGTGTGAAATAAATTTAAGCAATGCTGAAATTTATGACATTGTTTTATCACACGATCCTGAGTATGCTTATAAATTTAGTCAAAACGATAGCTACAGACTTGAAAAATGGTATCAAATTTATAAATTTAGTGGATCTACTCCAAGCCGTTGGTTAAAAAAAAATACGCAAGAACCACTTATAAAAAATCTTAAAATATTTGAAATTTTATGGGATGTTAACGAGATAAGGGAGCGTATAAAGAAGCGGACAGATGAGATGTTTGAGTCTGGACTACTTGATGAAGCTAAGTTTTTATTTAAGCGATACGACAAGTCGCTAAACGCGATGAGGTCTATCGGGCTTAAAGAGTGCGGTGAGTTTTTACGTGGAGAGATTTGTAAAAATGGCACTGATTTAAATGAGCTAAAATCTCTCATCGCTACGCACACTTGCCAACTAGCTAAACGCCAACGCACATTTAACCGCTCTCAGTTTAGTGATAAATTTATAGGCTCACTAAGCGAGTGTGAAAATGCCGTGAGAGCGTTCATATCTGCTTTGTAG
- a CDS encoding NAD(P)/FAD-dependent oxidoreductase, protein MSQIIVIGGGISGLFTAYELAASGADVAVIDTNTDESQTCGLLSAFNTLPLAHEGVISSSFMGLFSSPCELSIIPNVSESFRTWMAKFSLSISSERIKKSQILFEKFGKKSLETYNKLAQKYPEISVKTDGHLLVFSDEQSFKKHLECTKIADKTQEVLDITNAKENLGLISQNIKGIINLKRNGQLNTHELITALKMELNGYGIEFINDEIVSFKTNGANIKKAIGRNGEYEANTFILATGINTDLATSLGTKLNQIPAKFYTIDIKLDTRQIPAKPVVLKDKFIKIEPTNDGIRIISNLQIGTINTLVQMDKINTYLNTLKPFCETSVLREPRYMANFIAITPNDMPLIGRDKTYKNLVFSMGHGWLGLSFAPACARILSELVMQDLTNAEVDELLLFSGFYQG, encoded by the coding sequence ATGAGCCAAATAATCGTAATAGGTGGCGGTATAAGTGGGCTATTTACCGCTTATGAGTTAGCTGCTAGCGGTGCTGACGTGGCAGTCATTGACACAAACACAGATGAGAGTCAGACTTGCGGATTGTTAAGTGCCTTTAACACTTTGCCATTAGCTCACGAAGGTGTGATAAGTAGCTCATTTATGGGGCTTTTTTCATCCCCTTGTGAACTTAGCATAATACCAAATGTGAGTGAAAGCTTTAGGACATGGATGGCTAAATTTAGTCTCAGTATAAGCAGTGAGCGTATTAAAAAGTCGCAAATTTTATTTGAGAAATTTGGCAAAAAGAGCTTAGAAACATATAATAAACTAGCACAAAAGTATCCTGAGATATCTGTAAAAACAGATGGGCATCTGCTAGTTTTTAGCGATGAGCAAAGCTTTAAAAAACATCTTGAATGCACTAAAATCGCTGATAAAACGCAAGAAGTTCTAGACATAACAAATGCTAAAGAAAATCTTGGGCTAATCAGCCAAAACATAAAAGGCATAATAAATTTAAAACGCAACGGACAGCTAAATACACATGAGCTTATAACAGCCTTAAAAATGGAGCTTAATGGATATGGCATTGAGTTTATAAATGATGAGATTGTATCTTTTAAAACAAATGGAGCAAATATAAAAAAGGCTATAGGTAGAAATGGCGAATACGAAGCAAACACCTTTATCCTAGCAACAGGCATAAATACAGATCTAGCAACCTCTTTAGGCACAAAGCTTAATCAAATCCCAGCTAAGTTTTACACCATTGACATCAAGCTAGATACGCGACAAATCCCAGCAAAACCGGTCGTACTTAAAGATAAATTTATAAAAATAGAGCCTACAAACGATGGTATAAGAATCATCTCAAATTTACAAATTGGTACTATAAACACGCTCGTGCAGATGGATAAGATAAATACTTATCTAAACACGCTTAAGCCATTTTGTGAGACTTCCGTGCTACGTGAGCCAAGATATATGGCAAATTTCATAGCTATTACACCAAATGATATGCCGCTCATCGGTCGTGATAAAACATATAAAAATTTAGTATTTTCTATGGGACATGGGTGGTTAGGGCTTAGCTTTGCACCAGCTTGTGCGAGAATATTAAGTGAACTTGTAATGCAAGATCTCACAAACGCTGAGGTTGATGAACTACTACTTTTTAGTGGGTTTTATCAAGGATAA
- the mqnP gene encoding menaquinone biosynthesis prenyltransferase MqnP, producing the protein MQEFIKKLKDIGELIVFKHSIFALPFIFVAMVVASWRENGSAWFGFKLFILGALCAVFARSFAMAFNRYCDDDIDRLNPRTANRPSVDGRIGSGNLILFIVFNAVGFIFCAYLINLLAFWLSFPILFILSGYSLFKRFSSLAHLVLGLSLGLAPIAGAVAVSAEIPLWSVLLCLGVMFWVGGFDLLYSLQDIEFDKKMGLFSIPSVYGDKATLFISALFHAIATIFWLLFAWAAELGFMAFFGIFISSVILFMEHRIVRRDFSKIDRAFFTLNGYLGIAFFIFVLWSVL; encoded by the coding sequence ATGCAGGAATTTATAAAAAAGCTAAAAGACATTGGCGAACTCATCGTTTTTAAGCACTCGATTTTTGCCTTACCGTTTATATTTGTAGCGATGGTTGTGGCTAGTTGGCGTGAAAATGGCTCAGCTTGGTTTGGTTTTAAATTGTTTATTTTAGGTGCATTGTGTGCGGTGTTTGCTCGCTCTTTTGCGATGGCCTTTAATCGCTACTGCGATGATGATATAGATAGATTAAATCCACGCACTGCAAACCGCCCAAGTGTAGATGGACGTATAGGCAGTGGTAACCTTATTTTATTTATCGTTTTTAACGCAGTTGGTTTTATATTTTGTGCCTATTTGATAAATTTACTTGCGTTTTGGCTGAGCTTTCCGATACTGTTTATTTTGAGTGGCTACTCATTGTTTAAGCGTTTTAGTTCTCTAGCTCACCTTGTGCTTGGTCTGTCGTTAGGACTTGCACCTATCGCTGGAGCGGTTGCTGTAAGTGCTGAAATTCCACTTTGGAGCGTTTTGCTATGTCTTGGTGTGATGTTTTGGGTGGGAGGATTTGACTTGCTTTACTCGCTTCAAGATATTGAATTTGATAAAAAAATGGGACTATTTAGCATACCGTCTGTTTATGGTGATAAGGCGACGCTTTTTATCTCAGCCCTTTTTCATGCTATCGCCACGATATTTTGGCTACTTTTTGCGTGGGCAGCAGAGCTTGGATTTATGGCGTTTTTTGGAATATTTATAAGTAGCGTGATACTTTTTATGGAGCACCGCATCGTTAGGCGTGATTTTAGTAAGATAGACAGGGCGTTTTTTACACTTAATGGTTATTTGGGAATTGCCTTTTTTATTTTTGTTTTATGGAGCGTTTTATGA
- a CDS encoding DUF6115 domain-containing protein: MELVVLGGFGIVLAIIIALIYIKDSEVNRRFTRYERSIESIMQENFNLKKQIANLATFKDGDLSDLDQIEKDLQDKLDKDLNEKIVPIIKAIKSIERVIDEFASEQKDRMLNLEERTRDIGKITPNVQGEEEQIVRLFNSGKSIETIAKDLHIGIGRIEFVLKLHKLV, from the coding sequence ATGGAGCTTGTGGTACTTGGTGGATTTGGCATTGTTTTAGCGATAATCATCGCACTTATATATATAAAAGATAGCGAGGTAAATCGTCGTTTTACACGATATGAACGTAGTATTGAAAGTATAATGCAAGAAAATTTCAATCTCAAAAAACAAATAGCGAATTTAGCCACTTTTAAAGACGGCGATTTAAGCGATTTAGATCAGATCGAAAAGGATTTGCAAGATAAGCTTGATAAGGATCTAAATGAAAAGATCGTACCTATCATAAAAGCGATAAAGAGCATAGAACGTGTGATAGATGAGTTTGCAAGTGAGCAAAAAGATCGGATGTTAAACTTAGAAGAACGTACGCGTGACATTGGTAAGATTACGCCAAATGTTCAGGGTGAAGAGGAGCAGATTGTGCGACTTTTTAACTCTGGTAAGAGTATCGAGACGATTGCAAAAGATCTCCATATAGGTATCGGACGTATAGAATTTGTGCTAAAATTACATAAATTAGTCTAA
- a CDS encoding methylated-DNA--[protein]-cysteine S-methyltransferase: protein MLYTSTYSSPLGEILLTSDNIGLTGLWINDNKFYTQNSTNEYRSKQTQEIVSAKRWLDVYFDGKVPSFTPPLHMTGSDFSLSVWQILLSIPYGKTTTYGEIARQIAKNRGISKMSAQAVGGAVGRNSIAIIIPCHRVIGTDGTLVGYTGGLDIKKRLLKLENSDKI from the coding sequence GTGCTATATACCTCTACTTACTCTTCACCACTTGGTGAGATTTTACTTACTTCAGATAATATTGGACTAACTGGACTTTGGATAAATGATAACAAATTTTATACTCAAAACTCGACTAATGAGTATCGCTCAAAACAGACACAAGAGATAGTATCAGCAAAACGTTGGCTTGATGTTTATTTTGATGGGAAAGTGCCTAGTTTCACACCGCCACTTCATATGACAGGATCAGACTTTTCTCTATCAGTTTGGCAAATTTTACTTTCAATACCATATGGCAAAACAACTACTTATGGTGAAATAGCAAGACAAATAGCCAAAAATCGTGGTATATCAAAGATGTCAGCCCAAGCAGTCGGTGGTGCAGTGGGACGAAACAGCATAGCTATCATCATCCCTTGTCATAGAGTCATAGGCACGGATGGGACATTAGTTGGTTATACTGGTGGTTTAGATATAAAAAAGAGACTTTTAAAGCTTGAAAATAGCGATAAAATTTGA
- the moaA gene encoding GTP 3',8-cyclase MoaA, with the protein MLIDQYGRVVDYLRISVTQRCNFRCRYCMPTTPFSWTPKENLLSFEELFMFVKVAIDEGVTKIRLTGGEPLVRKDLDIFIKMISDYKPDIDLALTTNGFMLRHFAKRLKDAGLKRINMSLDTLSERKAQFIAQKGVLHEVLAGFEAALDAGLKVKINTVALNGVNDDELVSLLEFAKFRDCQIRFIEYMENSHAKNDLKGLNSDEILAIISQKYSVSKDKKIPNSPASIYRLDDGYKFGIIDPHKHDFCESCNRIRLSAEGLLIPCLYFEEALSIKDAVSRGDIVGAAEVLRKVLANKPKENKWSVGVTNETSSRAFYQTGG; encoded by the coding sequence ATGCTTATCGATCAGTATGGGAGAGTTGTTGATTACTTGCGTATCTCAGTTACGCAAAGGTGCAATTTTAGATGTAGGTATTGTATGCCGACCACGCCATTTAGCTGGACACCAAAGGAAAATTTACTAAGCTTTGAAGAGCTATTTATGTTTGTAAAAGTAGCCATTGATGAAGGCGTAACAAAGATCCGCCTGACAGGCGGAGAGCCACTCGTACGTAAAGATTTAGACATTTTTATAAAGATGATAAGCGATTATAAGCCTGACATTGACCTAGCTCTTACGACAAATGGTTTTATGCTTCGTCATTTTGCTAAAAGATTAAAAGATGCTGGGCTAAAACGCATAAATATGTCACTTGATACTCTTAGTGAGAGAAAGGCTCAATTTATCGCTCAAAAGGGCGTTTTACACGAAGTTTTAGCTGGATTTGAAGCGGCTTTGGATGCTGGATTAAAAGTAAAAATAAATACAGTTGCTTTAAATGGTGTAAATGACGATGAGCTTGTGAGTTTGCTTGAATTTGCTAAATTTAGAGATTGTCAGATCCGCTTCATTGAATATATGGAAAACTCACATGCCAAAAATGATCTAAAAGGGCTAAATAGTGATGAAATTTTAGCCATTATCTCGCAAAAATATAGTGTCAGCAAAGATAAGAAGATACCAAACTCACCAGCTTCTATCTACCGCCTTGATGATGGATATAAATTTGGTATCATTGACCCACATAAACACGACTTTTGCGAGAGTTGTAACCGTATAAGGCTAAGTGCAGAGGGGCTACTTATACCTTGTCTTTATTTTGAAGAGGCTTTGAGTATAAAAGATGCAGTGAGTCGTGGCGACATCGTTGGTGCAGCTGAGGTTTTGCGTAAAGTCTTGGCAAATAAACCAAAAGAGAACAAATGGTCAGTCGGTGTAACAAATGAGACATCTAGTAGAGCATTTTACCAAACAGGCGGTTGA
- a CDS encoding 7-carboxy-7-deazaguanine synthase QueE, translating into MGLNLKDQKAYVDDGLKLPLVESFLSIQGEGKYSGHLAIFLRFAGCNLNCIGFNVKANSLKTGESLVGCDTIRAVFTSHFDAHNLNVGEILSLVSSFADGLAQKPIIVITGGEPLVHHKKPAFLNLIQNLLKLNYEVHFESNGTIFIDFSEFEIYKNCHFALGVKLANSGVSFEKRINEKAIKAIKDNAKDSFYKFVLSGENDELEQILQVLKIAINDVWCMPMGADNTQLNANALRVAEFAIKNGFNYSDRTHIRLWDKKEGV; encoded by the coding sequence ATGGGCTTAAATTTAAAAGATCAAAAAGCTTACGTAGATGATGGCTTAAAACTACCTTTGGTTGAGAGCTTTTTAAGCATTCAAGGCGAAGGGAAATACAGCGGTCATCTTGCTATTTTTTTACGTTTTGCAGGGTGCAATCTAAACTGCATTGGCTTTAATGTTAAGGCAAATTCTTTAAAAACAGGTGAAAGTTTAGTAGGTTGCGATACGATAAGAGCGGTATTTACATCTCATTTTGACGCTCATAATCTAAACGTGGGTGAAATTTTATCACTTGTTAGCAGTTTTGCCGATGGTTTAGCTCAAAAGCCCATCATCGTTATAACTGGTGGAGAGCCATTGGTGCATCATAAAAAACCAGCATTTTTAAATCTAATACAAAATTTGCTAAAATTAAATTATGAAGTACATTTTGAGAGTAACGGTACAATTTTTATTGATTTTAGTGAGTTTGAAATTTATAAAAATTGTCACTTCGCACTCGGTGTAAAACTTGCAAATAGCGGCGTTAGCTTTGAGAAACGTATAAATGAAAAAGCCATAAAAGCCATAAAAGATAATGCAAAAGATAGTTTTTATAAATTTGTTTTGAGTGGTGAGAATGATGAGTTGGAACAAATTTTGCAAGTATTGAAAATAGCTATAAATGATGTTTGGTGCATGCCTATGGGGGCGGATAATACGCAACTAAATGCAAATGCATTAAGAGTAGCCGAGTTTGCGATAAAAAATGGCTTTAACTACTCAGATCGCACACATATCAGGCTTTGGGATAAAAAAGAGGGTGTTTGA
- a CDS encoding 6-pyruvoyl trahydropterin synthase family protein has protein sequence MIIRKLFKFENAHIVRDCSSKRCRTSIHGHSYKTEVLLDSNFLDNAGMVYDFGLMKQNIRTIIDSFDHATTIYNGDSDEYKNDLKKHSARWICIPQNPSAEQFCRIFFVIIDRLLKLSVMQNGEREVSLHSIIVHETDTGYAQCFREDAYNTQMGEINLHEIEFSPAVIDEWEDTLLFEKIKLCKPILLPKDV, from the coding sequence ATGATAATACGAAAACTTTTTAAATTTGAGAATGCACATATTGTTAGAGATTGTAGCTCAAAGCGTTGCAGAACAAGTATACACGGACATAGTTATAAAACTGAAGTGTTGCTTGATTCAAATTTTTTAGATAATGCTGGTATGGTCTATGACTTTGGACTGATGAAACAAAATATCCGCACGATAATTGACAGCTTTGATCACGCTACAACCATATATAACGGCGATAGTGATGAGTATAAAAATGACCTTAAAAAGCACTCTGCACGCTGGATTTGTATACCGCAAAATCCATCAGCAGAGCAGTTTTGTCGCATATTTTTTGTCATCATTGATAGACTTTTAAAGCTTAGTGTTATGCAAAACGGTGAGCGTGAAGTAAGTCTGCATAGTATTATCGTACATGAGACCGATACTGGCTACGCTCAGTGTTTTCGTGAAGATGCGTATAATACACAAATGGGAGAGATAAATTTACATGAGATTGAGTTTTCTCCTGCGGTGATTGATGAATGGGAAGATACGTTGTTGTTTGAGAAAATTAAACTTTGTAAACCGATACTCTTGCCAAAGGATGTATGA
- a CDS encoding 16S rRNA (uracil(1498)-N(3))-methyltransferase: MQFLYDKDAGCERLELVNEPFLHLKARRMKVGERLSVRNLKDGKNYLYEILSFMRRSAELELVFTSSVEEQKRGMSLAWAVVEPKTIEKTLPFLNELGVSKLIFVYTKFSQANFKLDLARFEYICALSCEQCGRGTLMEFEIYSNIDDFLGVYENVAIINFGGKSLQNYNNELLFIGCEGGFSDDEVAKFKNSYALGASNILRSQTAIIGVASRLIL, translated from the coding sequence ATGCAGTTTTTATATGATAAAGATGCTGGATGTGAGCGTTTAGAACTTGTAAATGAGCCATTTTTGCACTTAAAAGCAAGACGTATGAAGGTGGGTGAACGACTGAGCGTGAGAAATTTAAAAGATGGTAAGAATTATTTGTATGAGATACTCTCATTTATGCGAAGAAGTGCCGAGCTAGAGCTTGTTTTTACATCCTCTGTAGAGGAACAAAAACGTGGTATGAGCCTAGCTTGGGCTGTGGTAGAGCCTAAGACGATAGAAAAGACATTGCCGTTTTTAAATGAACTTGGCGTATCAAAACTCATCTTTGTATATACGAAATTTTCTCAGGCAAATTTTAAGTTGGATCTAGCTCGTTTTGAGTATATATGTGCTTTATCATGCGAGCAGTGCGGACGTGGGACGCTTATGGAATTTGAAATTTATAGCAATATTGATGATTTTTTGGGCGTTTATGAAAATGTTGCAATAATAAATTTTGGTGGAAAAAGTTTGCAAAACTATAATAATGAACTACTTTTTATCGGTTGTGAAGGTGGTTTTAGCGATGACGAAGTGGCTAAATTTAAAAACTCATATGCACTTGGAGCGTCAAATATTTTAAGGTCACAAACTGCCATAATAGGCGTTGCAAGTAGACTTATTCTATAA
- the rpmE gene encoding 50S ribosomal protein L31 encodes MKKEIHPEYIDCTVTCACGNTFTTKSNKSEIRVDICANCHPFFTGSEKIVDSAGRVEKFKKKYASLNN; translated from the coding sequence ATGAAAAAAGAGATACATCCAGAGTATATTGATTGCACTGTAACTTGTGCTTGTGGCAATACATTTACAACAAAATCAAATAAAAGCGAGATCAGAGTAGATATATGTGCAAACTGCCATCCATTTTTCACAGGTAGCGAGAAAATCGTAGATAGTGCTGGCCGTGTTGAGAAATTTAAGAAAAAATACGCTTCTTTAAATAACTAA
- the rsmI gene encoding 16S rRNA (cytidine(1402)-2'-O)-methyltransferase, which yields MIYFIPTPIGNLSDISLRALDTLRICEIVICEDTRVAKSLINLLNERFNASIKIDKFIPLHTHNEEQFFSNLEPNFFDKNVAYVSDAGMPGISDPGVTLVRYAQQNKIKYEILSGANAALLTVVASGLCEKEFVFLGFLPNTGKERKLALQNALNLAYPCVIYESPKRVLNLVESIAKFDASRKIFAIKEATKKFETKFKNEAAKLVNELKVSNLNGEWCIVVDKSLNATQENISIDDINALNITPKVKAKLLSKITGEDVKKIYARLTL from the coding sequence TTGATATATTTTATTCCTACACCGATAGGAAATCTCTCTGACATCTCGCTACGTGCGTTAGATACTTTACGTATTTGCGAGATCGTTATCTGCGAAGATACAAGGGTGGCTAAATCACTTATAAATTTGCTGAATGAGCGTTTTAACGCTAGCATAAAAATAGATAAATTTATCCCACTTCATACACATAATGAAGAGCAATTTTTCTCAAATTTAGAGCCAAATTTTTTTGATAAAAATGTCGCCTATGTAAGCGATGCTGGTATGCCTGGCATTAGCGACCCTGGTGTGACACTAGTGCGATACGCCCAGCAAAATAAGATAAAGTATGAAATTTTAAGCGGGGCAAATGCTGCACTTTTAACTGTCGTAGCAAGTGGGCTTTGTGAAAAAGAGTTTGTTTTTTTAGGGTTTTTGCCAAATACTGGTAAAGAACGCAAGCTAGCACTTCAAAATGCCTTAAACTTAGCCTATCCTTGTGTGATATACGAAAGCCCAAAGCGTGTATTAAATTTGGTAGAAAGCATCGCCAAATTTGACGCTAGTCGTAAAATTTTTGCTATAAAAGAGGCTACAAAAAAATTTGAAACTAAATTTAAAAACGAGGCTGCAAAGCTTGTAAATGAGCTAAAGGTATCAAATTTAAATGGTGAGTGGTGTATCGTGGTGGATAAAAGTTTAAATGCCACTCAAGAAAACATCAGTATAGATGATATAAACGCCTTAAACATCACACCAAAAGTAAAGGCAAAGCTACTTAGTAAAATTACTGGAGAAGATGTCAAAAAGATATATGCCAGGCTTACACTGTAA
- a CDS encoding TrmH family RNA methyltransferase has product MIIYSKQLFLHILDKHPELLEEIYLSKECDRKLFSRICGANKRIVRVDNQRAQSLARGGNHQGFLAKVSEYKFADITELKKLSFITLLYGISDVGNIGAIARSAYALGCEGLIIIGKSVNMEGVLRVSSGAAYEIPITLVEDGLSLINELKQIGFKVYATASGGKDVKDMKFSGRRALVMGSEGEGIPQKAISKCDECIGIKLKEGWDSLNVSAAFAIICNRMNDE; this is encoded by the coding sequence ATGATAATATACTCAAAACAACTATTTTTACATATTTTGGATAAGCATCCTGAGCTTTTAGAAGAGATATATCTCTCAAAAGAGTGCGACAGAAAGCTATTTTCTCGTATCTGTGGTGCCAATAAGCGTATCGTGCGTGTTGATAACCAACGTGCACAGTCTTTAGCTCGTGGCGGCAACCATCAGGGCTTTTTGGCTAAAGTTAGTGAATATAAATTCGCCGATATAACTGAGCTAAAAAAGCTTAGCTTCATCACATTGCTATACGGCATAAGCGATGTTGGCAACATTGGAGCAATAGCAAGGAGTGCTTATGCGCTTGGTTGCGAAGGCTTGATAATAATCGGAAAAAGTGTAAATATGGAAGGTGTGTTGCGAGTTAGTAGCGGTGCGGCGTATGAGATACCTATTACCTTGGTTGAAGACGGATTGAGCCTTATAAATGAGCTAAAACAGATAGGGTTTAAAGTATATGCTACGGCAAGTGGTGGCAAAGATGTTAAGGATATGAAATTTAGTGGCCGCCGTGCGTTAGTGATGGGTTCAGAAGGCGAGGGCATACCACAAAAGGCAATATCAAAGTGCGATGAGTGCATAGGCATAAAGCTAAAAGAAGGCTGGGACTCGCTAAATGTGAGTGCAGCTTTTGCGATAATTTGTAATAGGATGAACGATGAATGA
- a CDS encoding phosphatidylglycerophosphate synthase translates to MNELENLKEIGIKEIARKTHIEPDYIHNIINKEFEKLSPLKANGYIKILQREYSIDLSGWLDEYKVFLNEHKPNESKKIKICPKIPAYTSEATGKRSSGLLSWILLLIVAGMAEYYFELHKYIENLPNFFEDENRSTVYSNSSIVSEMKDALEANITISTPQISVVDEPIIQTQSQDDTKVETNISSANATLPTTMVQILDQNAGTQSSALDRLTASIVPKDTNASDGVGIATIMPKQRVWIGIINLENGQKISNDTTKEINIDLSKRQLVVCGNGFIELKIGDKISKFDPSKSARFLVENGEIKQISYDEFVALNKGKSW, encoded by the coding sequence ATGAATGAACTTGAAAATTTAAAAGAGATAGGCATAAAGGAGATAGCGAGAAAGACGCATATTGAGCCTGATTATATACATAATATCATAAATAAGGAATTTGAAAAACTTTCACCATTAAAGGCAAATGGGTATATTAAAATTTTACAACGCGAATACAGTATTGATCTTAGCGGATGGCTTGATGAGTATAAGGTATTTTTAAACGAACATAAGCCAAATGAGAGTAAAAAGATAAAGATATGCCCAAAGATACCTGCCTATACATCTGAAGCGACAGGCAAAAGATCAAGTGGGTTGCTTAGTTGGATATTGCTATTGATAGTTGCTGGTATGGCTGAGTATTATTTTGAACTGCATAAATACATTGAAAATTTACCAAATTTCTTTGAAGATGAGAACAGAAGCACAGTGTATTCAAACTCTAGTATAGTAAGCGAGATGAAGGATGCATTAGAGGCAAATATCACAATATCAACACCGCAAATTAGCGTCGTAGATGAGCCTATAATACAAACTCAAAGCCAAGATGATACAAAAGTAGAGACAAACATAAGTAGTGCAAATGCTACGTTACCGACGACAATGGTACAAATTTTAGATCAAAACGCTGGAACACAAAGCTCGGCTTTAGATAGACTAACTGCAAGTATTGTGCCCAAAGATACAAATGCATCAGATGGTGTAGGTATAGCGACGATCATGCCAAAGCAGCGTGTTTGGATCGGTATAATAAATTTAGAAAATGGACAAAAAATATCAAACGATACAACAAAAGAGATAAATATAGATCTTAGCAAAAGGCAGCTTGTTGTGTGTGGAAATGGCTTTATTGAGTTAAAAATCGGTGATAAAATTTCTAAATTTGATCCAAGTAAATCGGCTAGATTTTTAGTCGAAAATGGTGAGATAAAACAGATAAGTTACGATGAGTTTGTTGCACTAAATAAGGGCAAGTCTTGGTAA